GGCGTGGAATGTTCATGGATGGTGCAGACCACTGCACAATCAGGGGGAACATAATAAGGTGCAACTACGTGGGCATCTACCTGTACTCTGGCTGCGACAACAACCTCATCTACAACAACCTCTTCAACCACTCCCAGTACGACGCCTATGTGAGCGATGCCCGCTTCAACAGGTGGAACATAACGAAGACGCCCGGAAGGAACATCGTCGGAGGTCCGTATCTTGGTGGGAACTACTGGAGCACGTACAACGGCACTGACACCAACGGAGACGGGCTCGGGGACACGCCATACACCGTGGCGGGTCTGAACGTGGACTACCTCCCACTCGTGAGACCTGCTGGTCCATCTCCACCCGTTGCGCTCTTTCACACCCTCCACGAGATCAACAACGTCGGGGTGCCCGTGAGGTTCATATCGGACTCGTATGACAGAGATGGCACCATCGTGTCGTGGACATGGGACTTTGGCGATGGCACCAACGCAACAGGGGAGAATGTGAGCCACACCTACTCGGCCTACAGGTGGGATGCGACCAACAGCACGTATCTTCCCTACTCCGTGAGCCTCACCGTGGTGGACAACAGCAGTGCCAATAACACCACCACACGTGCTGTGATGGTGTACATGGCTGGGGGGATGCAAATGGAGATGGCAGGGTGAACATAGTGGATGCCTCCTTGGTGGGCCTGCACTGGAACGCACGCCGTGGCACCGCTGGATACCACCATGGCGCTGACCTGAACAACGACGACAGAGTGAACATACTGGATGCCGCCCTCGTGGGGCTGAACTGGAACAGGGTGGCATCGTCTGGAGGTGTGTGATGGCCATCGAAGGGGTATCTCATGGGTAGGCTGCTGATAGTGTCGAACCGATTGCCCATCAGCGTGGAGAAGAGGAGGGAAAAACTGAGCTTTCACCCCAGCATGGGTGGTGTTGCCACCGGGCTCGGTGCCTTTCACAGGGCGCACGACTCGCTGTGGATTGGCTGGCCCGGTGTGGCGCTGGATGAGCTGAGCGAGCACGAAAGATGTGAGCTGGAGCGCAGGCTCGAGGACGAGCGATGCCGTCCCGTGTTCCTCTCGGCGAGCGACGTGGAGGGCTACTACCATGGCTTTTGCAACAGGACGATATGGCCCCTCTTCCACTGCTTCACCCAGTACCCAGTGTATGAGAAGGAGCTGTGGGAGCGCTACAGGAGGGTAAACGAGGCGTTCTGTGATGCAGTGCTGAGGGTGGCGGGAGAGGACGACGTGGTGTGGGTTCACGACTACCAGCTGATGCTGCTCCCGAAGCTCATCAGAGAGCAGCGCCCAGATGCCACCATAGGCTTCTTCCTTCACATTCCCTTCCCCTCGTTCGAGGTGTTCCGCCTGCTGCCGTGGAGAAGGGAGCTACTGGATGGGATGCTGGGAGCCGACCTCGTGGGCCTTCACACCTACCACTATGCCCAGAACTTCATCGAGAGCGTGCGCCAGCTGTTCGGCTATGAGGACTCCTTTGGGCAGATAACTGCTGGTGAGCGCGTGGTAAAGGTGGATGTGTTCCCCATGGGGATACCCTATGAGCGCTTTGCCAGTGCGGTGCACGACCCAGCGGTGCAGAGGGAGGCGAAAAAGATGCTCAGGCAGACTGTGGGGCGCAAGGTCATCCTGTCCATCGACCGCATGGACTATACCAAGGGCATCCTTCAGCGGCTGAAGGCGTTCGATGCGTTCTTGGAGCGCTATCCAGAGTACAGGGAAAGGGTGACCCTCATACTGGTGGCAGTACCCTCCCGCACGGGAGTGGAGCACTATGCCCAGCTGAAGAGGAAGGTCAACGAGCTCGTGGGGAACATCAACGGAAAGCACGCCACGATGGGCTGGATTCCCATCTGGTACATGTCCCGTGGGCTGCCCTTCAAGAGGCTCGTTGCGCTGTATTCAATCGCTGACGTGGCACTCATCACCCCCCTGAGGGATGGAATGAACCTGATGGCAAAGGAGTTCATCGCCTCCAAGACGGATGGCAGGGGCGTGCTGATACTGAGCGAGATGGCTGGGGCTGCCGAGGAGCTGGGAGAGGCAATCATCGTGAACCCAAACAGTGAGGAGGAGGTCGTGCATGCCATGAGGCGGGCGCTGGAGATGCCCCAGCAGGAGCAGGTGGAGCGCAACAGAATCATGCAGGCAAGGCTCAGGCGGTATGACGTGGGGCGGTGGGCAGGCGAGTTTCTGGAGGGGTTGAAGGCAATCAGAGCAACGCAGATGGAGCTCAAGGCACGAAGGCTCACCCCAGAGGTGAGGGAGGGGCTGCTGAGGGATTATGCATCCGCAGAGAGGCGGCTGATACTGCTGGACTATGACGGCACCCTCGTTCCGTTCGAGAGGAGACCAGAAAGGGCAGTGCCCGATGAGGAGCTGCTCGGACTGCTCGATGCCCTGTCCCGCGAGCCCAAGAACAGGGTGGTGGTGATAAGCGGGCGAAGCAGGGCGACGCTGGACGCATGGTTTGGCAGCCTCGATGTGGTGCTCATTGCTGAGCACGGCGTGTGGGTCAGGCAGGGAGAGGAATGGGAGAGGACAGAGTCCATCGGGAGCGAGTGGAAGGAAGAGATACGCCCATTGCTCGAGCTCTACGTGGACAGGACTCCTGGCTCGTTCATCGAGGAAAAGGACTTCTCCTTGGTGTGGCACTACCGCAATGCAGACCCCCGCCTCGCCTCTATAAGGGCAAGGGAGCTGAAGGATGCCCTGCTGAGCATGACTGCCAACCTCAACCTCGGGGTGATGGAGGGCAGCAAGGTGCTCGAAATCAAGGATGCCGTCATCAACAAGGGCAGGTCTGCGCTGCGGTGCATGTCCTGGGAGGACTGGGATTTCATTCTCGCTGTGGGCGATGACAGGACGGACGAGGACATGTTTGCCGTGCTGCCCGCATGGGCTTACTCCATCAAGGTGGGGCTTGGGCTCTCGAGGGCGAGATTCAGCATGGGCTCCCACCATGAGGTGAGGGGGCTGCTCGGGGAGCTTGTCGCCATAGAGGACGAGGGCTGACAACCATTATAAACCATGTGCGTTTAAGAGAGGAAGGTGTCATGAGACGCTACATAGAAGACTACAGGGATATTGTGGGGGATGAGGTCATATACGAGATATGCAAGGAGGCAAGAAAGCTCTACGGAAAGCACATCCTCCACATAAACTCCACCTATCAGGGTGGTGGTGTCGCTGAGATTCTGAGCGCTGGCGTATCGCTGATGAATGATGTGGGTGTGGACACTGGCTGGAGGATACTGCACGGTTCTCCGGACTTCTTCACGATAACCAAGAAGTTCCACAACGCGCTTCAGGGGGAGCACATACACTTCACCGAGATGAAAAAGAGCCTGTACATGCAGACAAACGAGGAGTTCGCCCAGTACACCCACATAAATCACGATATCATAGTGGTGCACGACCCCCAGCCCCTGCCCCTCATACGGTTCTACAAGAAAAAGCAGCCATGGATATGGAGATGCCACGTGGACCTATCGAACCCCAACCCAGAGGTGTGGGACTTCCTCAAGAGCTTCATCCTCAGATACGATGCAGTGTGGGTGTCGAACGAGAAGTACAAGAGCGATGATCTGCCCGTGGAGCAGAGGGTGATTCACCCCTTCATCGACCCGCTGAGCTCCAAGAACATCGAGCTACCAGAGAGTGTTATCAAGAAGTACCTGAGGAAGTTCTCCATACCCACCGACAAGCCCATCATCACACAGGTATCGAGGTTCGACAAGTGGAAGGACCCCATGGGCGTGGTGGAGGTGTTCAAGCTCGTGAAGGAGGAGATGGACTGCAGGCTGGTGCTCTGCGGCTCTGCGGCAAGGGACGACCCAGAGGCCACGGTGATTTACGAAGAGGTGAGGAGGAAGGCAAAGCCCCTGATAAAGAGCGGGGATGTGATTCTGATAACCCGTGAGAACAACATCCTCGTGAACGCTCTGCAGCGCACTGCCGCTGTGGTGCTACAGAAGTCGCTCAGGGAGGGCTTTGGGCTCACCGTGACTGAGGCGCTCTGGAAGGCAAAGCCGGTGGTGGCGTCCAACGTGGGGGGAATTCCCCTTCAGATAGAGGATGGCAAGAGCGGCTATCTGGTGGAACCCAATG
This window of the Methermicoccus shengliensis DSM 18856 genome carries:
- a CDS encoding bifunctional alpha,alpha-trehalose-phosphate synthase (UDP-forming)/trehalose-phosphatase; protein product: MGRLLIVSNRLPISVEKRREKLSFHPSMGGVATGLGAFHRAHDSLWIGWPGVALDELSEHERCELERRLEDERCRPVFLSASDVEGYYHGFCNRTIWPLFHCFTQYPVYEKELWERYRRVNEAFCDAVLRVAGEDDVVWVHDYQLMLLPKLIREQRPDATIGFFLHIPFPSFEVFRLLPWRRELLDGMLGADLVGLHTYHYAQNFIESVRQLFGYEDSFGQITAGERVVKVDVFPMGIPYERFASAVHDPAVQREAKKMLRQTVGRKVILSIDRMDYTKGILQRLKAFDAFLERYPEYRERVTLILVAVPSRTGVEHYAQLKRKVNELVGNINGKHATMGWIPIWYMSRGLPFKRLVALYSIADVALITPLRDGMNLMAKEFIASKTDGRGVLILSEMAGAAEELGEAIIVNPNSEEEVVHAMRRALEMPQQEQVERNRIMQARLRRYDVGRWAGEFLEGLKAIRATQMELKARRLTPEVREGLLRDYASAERRLILLDYDGTLVPFERRPERAVPDEELLGLLDALSREPKNRVVVISGRSRATLDAWFGSLDVVLIAEHGVWVRQGEEWERTESIGSEWKEEIRPLLELYVDRTPGSFIEEKDFSLVWHYRNADPRLASIRARELKDALLSMTANLNLGVMEGSKVLEIKDAVINKGRSALRCMSWEDWDFILAVGDDRTDEDMFAVLPAWAYSIKVGLGLSRARFSMGSHHEVRGLLGELVAIEDEG
- a CDS encoding dockerin type I domain-containing protein: MNIVDASLVGLHWNARRGTAGYHHGADLNNDDRVNILDAALVGLNWNRVASSGGV
- a CDS encoding glycosyltransferase; this encodes MRRYIEDYRDIVGDEVIYEICKEARKLYGKHILHINSTYQGGGVAEILSAGVSLMNDVGVDTGWRILHGSPDFFTITKKFHNALQGEHIHFTEMKKSLYMQTNEEFAQYTHINHDIIVVHDPQPLPLIRFYKKKQPWIWRCHVDLSNPNPEVWDFLKSFILRYDAVWVSNEKYKSDDLPVEQRVIHPFIDPLSSKNIELPESVIKKYLRKFSIPTDKPIITQVSRFDKWKDPMGVVEVFKLVKEEMDCRLVLCGSAARDDPEATVIYEEVRRKAKPLIKSGDVILITRENNILVNALQRTAAVVLQKSLREGFGLTVTEALWKAKPVVASNVGGIPLQIEDGKSGYLVEPNDVEGFADRVIELMQKPEKAAQMGRRGRKTVKEKFLITRGLLEHIRLLSEFA